Proteins co-encoded in one Brassica napus cultivar Da-Ae chromosome C5 unlocalized genomic scaffold, Da-Ae chrC05_Random_43, whole genome shotgun sequence genomic window:
- the LOC125594898 gene encoding uncharacterized protein LOC125594898, whose amino-acid sequence MAKVFFSDLKSGRCSSVVEARLLRFWEARNVKRGGELMWMDLLMVDVNSTMMQVTISAGRLPQFREMLHAGTMFSVSGFEVSRCAQNFWFTDSSLMIRFNESTSFQKLTEPVSLLPEEAFRFHNQSELIGLANTNTQLPDIIGEILSVKSTVCDPPEEKNRVIVTLKLDSDETVTLSFFDSQAVAFHKQLEAMRFDPKVMVVTSINPKIVRGRLFLNATSGTHVYFDKKTRAGDARFYKLIARDTGLPSAAPLLRSYAKVKTMTIADLSSFIVTAESQEIDFLCTGKVVRVDTYKGWCYVACSKCSKKLQRTESAFTCGVCNNSHAVGALLYRVEMAISDDTAEGTFVWFDGVLTKLHSIQASEAAQMLAEDGVNPEDTRLPPFIADMEGKTYTFQVRVTAFNFTEHHKTFTITRIAEDHGRLPVDGVGNNGDDDDDDDNADNPNIKPSPAADDQGGTSKARKKTDAVSSKMVKKARAG is encoded by the exons ATGGCAAAGGTTTTCTTTTCCGATCTCAAGTCTGGGCGGTGCTCATCTGTTGTGGAGGCGAGACTGCTTCGATTCTGGGAGGCTAGGAATGTTAAGCGTGGTGGAGAGCTAATGTGGATGGATCTGCTCATGGTTGATGTCAAC TCGACTATGATGCAAGTCACGATCAGTGCTGGCCGTCTCCCACAGTTCCGGGAAATGCTCCATGCCGGGACAATGTTTTCCGTGTCCGGTTTTGAAGTCTCCAGATGCGCGCAGAATTTTTGGTTCACTGATTCGTCTTTGATGATCCGGTTCAACGAGTCCACCTCATTCCAAAAGTTGACCGAACCTGTCTCCCTCTTGCCAGAGGAAGCATTCCGGTTCCATAACCAATCGGAGCTGATTGGTCTTGCCAATACAAATACTCAGCTACCAG ACATCATAGGTGAGATATTGAGTGTGAAGAGCACGGTTTGCGATCCTCCGGAGGAGAAGAATCGTGTTATTGTGACTCTGAAGCTGGATAG TGATGAGACTGTCACTTTAAGCTTCTTTGACTCTCAGGCTGTTGCTTTCCATAAACAGCTTGAGGCTATGAGGTTTGATCCAAAGGTCATGGTCGTCACTAGCATAAATCCCAAGATTGTCAGAG GTCGTCTGTTTCTTAACGCTACGTCGGGAACACACGTGTATTTTGATAAGAAGACTAGAGCAGGGGATGCTCGATTTTACAA GTTGATCGCCAGAGATACCGGTTTGCCGTCGGCCGCTCCGCTGCTAAGGTCGTATGCGAAGGTGAAGACTATGACAATTGCTGACCTCAGCAGTTTCATCGTTACTGCTGAATCTCAG GAGATTGATTTTCTGTGCACCGGGAAGGTTGTCCGTGTTGACACGTATAAGGGGTGGTGTTATGTTGCTTGCTCCAAATGCAGTAAGAAATTACAGCGGACTGAGTCTGCATTCACGTGTGGAGTATGCAATAATTCACATGCTGTTGGGGCCCTTCT CTATCGTGTGGAGATGGCAATATCTGATGATACTGCAGAAGGAACATTCGTATGGTTCGATGGTGTATTAACGAAGCTGCATAGTATCCAAGCAAGTGAAGCTGCACAGATGCTG GCTGAAGACGGTGTGAACCCTGAGGACACTAGGTTACCTCCGTTCATTGCAGACATGGAAGGAAAAACGTACACTTTCCAAGTGAGGGTCACTGCGTTCAACTTCACCGAGCATCACAAGACATTCACCATAACACGTATTGCTGAGGATCATGGTCGTCTGCCAGTAGATGGCGTGGGGAACAAT ggagatgatgatgacgatgatgataaTGCTGACAACCCGAACATCAAGCCATCACCTGCTGCTGATGACCAAGGTGGAACCAGTAAGGCGCGTAAGAAGACTGACGCAGTATCGTCAAAGATGGTGAAGAAGGCACGTGCTGGTTGA